From Cupriavidus oxalaticus:
CCAGTGCACGCCGCCCCAACCGAAGTATCCTTCTCAATCGCGCCGCATGGGCGAGACCGGCAGGACAGTGGTGCGCCTGACCACAGATGAAGGCGGCAAGGTCGTCAAGACTTCCGTGGTGTCGTCGAGCGGCTCGTCGCGCCTGGACCAGGCCGCGGTGGAAGCCGTGCAGGCCATGCGCTGCAAGCCTTACATGGACAACGGCCGTGCCATCGCCGTCACGGCGCAGCAGCCAATCGGCTTCGAACTGAACTGATCACCGATCCGCTACCCGATTTCCGATCATCCGATCTGACCTAAACCAAGCGAACTCACCAGGAACCAACCCATGCAGGACCTCGGACTCTCCCACCTCTGGACGCAAGGCGACTTCGTCATGCGTGCGACCGCCATCATTCTGCTGATCATGTCGCTCGCCTCTTGGATCGTGATCTTCACCAAGGCCTGGGATCTGGTGCGCCTGAAGAAGATGGCGCAAGGCGCGGAAAAGCGCTTCTGGCACTCGGACGACTTCGACCATGCGCTGGAAACCCTGGGCGCCAATGATGCCAACCCGTTCCGCACGCTGGCCATCGCCGGCAAGGAAGCCGCCCAGCACCACCGCGCCAGCCAGCCGCAGCTGCACGACGTGATGGATATCTCCGACTGGCTGACCCGCTCGCTTAAGAGCTCGATCGACGACGCCGTGGCGCACATGCAGTCGGGCCTGGCGGTGCTGGCTTCGGTGGGCTCGACCGCACCGTTCGTCGGCCTGTTCGGCACGGTGTGGGGCATCTACCACGCGCTGATCGGCATCGGCGCCTCGGGCGTTCCGACCATCGACAAGGTCGCCGGCCCGGTGGGCGAGGCCCTGATCATGACCGCCTTCGGCCTGGCCGTGGCAATCCCCGCGGTGCTGGGCTATAACGCACTGACGCGGGGCAACAAGGCGGTGATCTCCAAGCTCAACCGCTTCGCCCACGACCTGCACGCCTACTTCGTGACCGGCGCCCGCGTGCGCCCCACCGGTGCCCGCAGCGAAGACGGCACCGTGCGCCTGGCCGCGGCCCAGCGCTAATCCGCAAGCAAGGAAGTCATCATGGCATTCGGTACTCTCGACGGTGACGACGACGAGGTGATGAGCGAGATCAACATGACGCCGCTGGTCGACGTCATGCTGGTGCTGCTGATCATCTTCATCATCACCATCCCCGTGATCAACCACGCGGTGAAGATCGACCTGCCGCGCGCCACCAACTCCCCGAACGATCCCAAGCCGCAGAACATCAACGTCTCGATCGACGCCAGCGGCAAGGTGTTCTGGAACCAGGTGGAGGTGGACCAGGCCACGCTGGAAAGCAATATTTCGCTGGCCGCGCAGCAGCAGCCGCAGCCTGAGCTGCACCTGCGCGCCGACCGCGAGGTGCGCTACGAGCGCGTGGCCGAAGTCATGGCCGCCGCGCAGCACGGCGGCCTGGGCAAGATCGGCTTTATCACCGAACCCAAGCAATAAGGAGGCGCGCCGGCAGGCGTTGCGCACTGGAAGGGCATCCCGCGGGATGCCCTTTTTCGTTTACTGGCCGCTCGCCGCTGCAGGGCGCTGGACCGGATCGCTGTTTGTCGAATCTTCGATCCATGCTATTGTAATGATAACAATTCGCATTTATGATTCATCCATCGATTGCGCCATCGGTGGCGCACCCCTGATGCCTTTTCCCCTGCGCGCCCATGGCGCCAGGCCGACCCGGAGCCAGATGATGAGCACTCTTTCCCTGCCGCTGTCGCAACCGCGTGAAGTCACCCGCCGCCGCCTGTCGCTGCGCCGTGTCGAGGTGGCCCAGCCGCGCCGCGAGACCGCAGCCGCGAAAGCAGCCCCGTCGACGATCGCATCCATGAAATCGGCCGTAGCCGCCCTGCCCGCCCGGCTGGAAGCGTTGGTGCGCGACAGCCTGTCGTCGGCGCCCGCCGGCGAACCGGTCGCACTTGACGCGATCATGCGCGGCAACAGCACGCTGCCGATCCTGCATAACGGCGAGGTCTACACGCTGCGCGTGACGCGCTATGGCAAGCTGATCCTGACCAAATGACGCATCCTGGCGGCAAGGCCATGCGCTGAAGCCGAAGGGAACTGTTTGAGGGCCGCGTCTGCCGCGGGTGCCACGCAAGTGGCAGTACAGACTTTTGTGGGGACCACCTCGGAACGAGGTGTTGGGCAGTAGCCAGGTGCTGGCGCCGCGGCGGGAATTCCAGACCCCTCGCCATATCGGCCACACCCAGCCATGCCCTCTTTTATTCTGCCCCGCAGGCCCTGGCCTGCGGGGCTCTTTCATGCGCGGCTGGTGCCGCGCAACGGGCCCTGCTATTACAGGCCCAGAGCGGCGATGCCGGCGCGGGCAATCTGCGCGTCTTCGGTC
This genomic window contains:
- a CDS encoding hemin uptake protein HemP, whose product is MSTLSLPLSQPREVTRRRLSLRRVEVAQPRRETAAAKAAPSTIASMKSAVAALPARLEALVRDSLSSAPAGEPVALDAIMRGNSTLPILHNGEVYTLRVTRYGKLILTK
- a CDS encoding ExbD/TolR family protein; protein product: MAFGTLDGDDDEVMSEINMTPLVDVMLVLLIIFIITIPVINHAVKIDLPRATNSPNDPKPQNINVSIDASGKVFWNQVEVDQATLESNISLAAQQQPQPELHLRADREVRYERVAEVMAAAQHGGLGKIGFITEPKQ
- a CDS encoding MotA/TolQ/ExbB proton channel family protein; amino-acid sequence: MQDLGLSHLWTQGDFVMRATAIILLIMSLASWIVIFTKAWDLVRLKKMAQGAEKRFWHSDDFDHALETLGANDANPFRTLAIAGKEAAQHHRASQPQLHDVMDISDWLTRSLKSSIDDAVAHMQSGLAVLASVGSTAPFVGLFGTVWGIYHALIGIGASGVPTIDKVAGPVGEALIMTAFGLAVAIPAVLGYNALTRGNKAVISKLNRFAHDLHAYFVTGARVRPTGARSEDGTVRLAAAQR